A stretch of Planctomycetota bacterium DNA encodes these proteins:
- the add gene encoding adenosine deaminase — MSPDFVALPKAELHRHLEGSVRPETLVELARDVGLDLPRRELLRRTSMRGERPGFARFLSKFALFRGLYPSREWIERVAFEAAEDARRDGVVYLELRFSPAHFARRLRVSGEDVAAWIAAAARRSGLEIRFIATFGRDFTLRENEPTVRAVRGTDLFSGLDLAGDEARPAEPFRELFRKLDLPVTLHAGEAGGAAHVREAIERFGARRIGHGVRVLEDPRTLALARARGVHFELCLTSEIQTGAAPSWKRHPGLRMVREGLSVSLNTDDPSICGVRLSGEYGRALRSGWTEEELSRAAAAAAEAAFLPGSARARLARRLRSAWEGVRV; from the coding sequence GTGAGCCCCGATTTCGTCGCGCTTCCCAAGGCGGAACTTCACCGGCACCTCGAGGGAAGCGTCCGGCCGGAAACCCTGGTGGAACTGGCCCGGGACGTCGGCCTCGACCTCCCGCGACGGGAACTCCTGCGGCGAACCTCGATGCGGGGGGAACGGCCGGGCTTCGCGCGCTTCCTCTCGAAGTTCGCGCTCTTTCGGGGCCTTTACCCGTCCCGCGAGTGGATCGAGCGGGTGGCCTTCGAGGCCGCCGAGGACGCCCGGCGCGACGGCGTGGTCTATCTCGAGCTCCGGTTCAGTCCGGCCCACTTCGCGCGGCGCCTCCGGGTGTCCGGCGAAGACGTGGCCGCCTGGATCGCGGCGGCGGCGCGCCGCAGCGGGCTCGAGATCCGGTTCATCGCCACGTTCGGGCGGGACTTCACGCTGCGCGAGAACGAGCCGACCGTGCGGGCGGTTCGGGGAACGGATCTCTTTTCCGGGTTGGACCTGGCCGGGGACGAGGCGCGTCCGGCGGAGCCGTTCCGCGAGCTTTTCCGGAAGCTCGATCTGCCGGTCACTCTTCACGCGGGCGAAGCGGGGGGCGCCGCCCACGTCCGGGAGGCGATCGAGCGCTTCGGCGCACGCCGCATCGGCCACGGGGTGCGCGTCCTGGAGGACCCTCGAACGCTGGCCCTGGCCCGCGCGCGCGGCGTCCACTTCGAGCTTTGCCTGACGAGCGAAATCCAGACGGGCGCGGCGCCCTCCTGGAAGCGCCACCCGGGCCTGCGGATGGTCCGGGAAGGGCTCTCGGTGAGCCTCAACACGGATGATCCCTCGATCTGCGGCGTCCGCCTGAGCGGCGAATACGGCCGGGCGCTCCGCTCGGGCTGGACCGAAGAGGAGCTGTCGCGGGCCGCGGCGGCCGCGGCGGAGGCCGCGTTTCTTCCCGGGTCCGCCCGCGCGCGCCTGGCGCGGCGCCTGCGTTCCGCGTGGGAAGGGGTGCGCGTATGA
- a CDS encoding acetyl-CoA C-acyltransferase, with protein MAEDPVVIVEGARTPWAEYAGTPGFGAFRDVTAVDLAAHAARAAIEKSRVPASAFDHCVIGNALQTGPDAIYGARHVALKAGLRIEAGAVTVNRLCGSGIEAVAQAARLLRAGDASWVLAGGMENMSQAPHLVRGLRGEPVRFGRDLALVDSLYEALRDPFCGLFMAQTSDALARQYGISRAAQDEYALRSHREGVRASREGLFRAEIAPVPVTRKGTAALVEADDHLKPDTSLEKLAALPPAFGKDGTVTAGNASGIVDGACCLVVTTESRAREAGVRPIGRVVSYAVSGVPPEIMGIGPAPSIREALRRAGRRLDEVDLFEINEAFAGQYLAVEKELGLDRSRVNVNGGSIALGHPLGATGARLLLTLLYELRRRGRRLGVASACIGGGQGIAMLVEAP; from the coding sequence ATGGCCGAGGACCCCGTCGTCATCGTGGAGGGGGCGCGGACCCCCTGGGCGGAATATGCGGGCACCCCCGGGTTCGGCGCTTTTCGGGACGTCACGGCGGTGGACCTGGCCGCCCATGCCGCCCGCGCCGCGATCGAGAAAAGCCGCGTCCCCGCGTCCGCTTTCGACCATTGCGTGATCGGCAACGCGCTGCAGACGGGGCCGGACGCGATCTACGGCGCGCGCCACGTGGCGCTCAAGGCCGGCCTCAGGATCGAAGCGGGCGCGGTGACGGTCAACCGCCTGTGCGGATCCGGAATCGAAGCGGTCGCGCAGGCCGCCCGGCTGCTCCGCGCGGGAGACGCCTCCTGGGTCCTGGCCGGCGGCATGGAAAACATGAGCCAGGCGCCTCACCTCGTGCGCGGCCTGCGCGGGGAGCCCGTCCGCTTCGGCCGGGACCTGGCGCTTGTCGATTCGCTCTACGAAGCTCTGCGCGATCCCTTCTGCGGCCTCTTCATGGCGCAGACGTCCGACGCGCTGGCGCGCCAATACGGCATCTCGCGCGCCGCGCAGGACGAATATGCGCTGCGCAGCCACCGCGAAGGCGTCCGCGCCTCCCGCGAAGGACTCTTCAGGGCCGAAATCGCCCCCGTTCCGGTGACGCGCAAGGGAACGGCCGCTCTCGTCGAGGCGGACGACCACCTCAAACCCGACACGTCGCTCGAAAAGCTCGCGGCCCTTCCGCCCGCCTTCGGCAAGGACGGCACCGTAACCGCCGGAAACGCCAGCGGCATTGTGGACGGCGCGTGCTGTCTGGTCGTAACCACGGAGTCGCGCGCCCGGGAAGCGGGCGTCCGGCCGATCGGCCGGGTCGTGTCGTACGCCGTCTCGGGCGTGCCCCCCGAGATTATGGGGATCGGCCCGGCGCCGTCGATCCGGGAGGCGCTGCGCCGCGCCGGACGGCGTCTCGACGAGGTGGACCTTTTCGAGATCAACGAGGCCTTCGCGGGCCAGTACCTGGCGGTCGAAAAGGAACTCGGGCTGGACCGTTCCCGCGTGAACGTCAACGGCGGCTCGATCGCCCTGGGGCATCCCCTGGGGGCCACCGGCGCGCGGCTGCTCCTGACCCTTCTTTACGAGCTCCGGCGCCGCGGCCGCCGCCTGGGCGTCGCCTCGGCCTGCATCGGAGGAGGGCAGGGGATCGCCATGCTCGTCGAGGCGCCGTGA
- a CDS encoding enoyl-CoA hydratase-related protein, which produces MSVVRIEERDGIATITVHRPEKLNALTEEVLDALRAAFERCRDEASVRAAILTGAGDRAFIAGADLGELGRLDPAGARRNALKGQALTLLIENLGKPVVAAINGFALGGGCEIALACTFRVAAEGARLGQPEVKLGIICGYGGSQRLPRLVGRGPALEMLLTGEPVEAAQALRMGLVHRVVPREQLLEESRALLAKVLAAGPLAVRATLEAVRRGMELPLEEALRVEADLFARCFETRDMREGVSAFLEKRPPKFTGS; this is translated from the coding sequence ATGAGCGTCGTGCGGATCGAGGAACGGGACGGCATCGCCACGATCACCGTCCATCGGCCCGAGAAACTCAACGCGCTCACCGAGGAGGTCCTGGACGCCCTCCGGGCGGCCTTCGAGCGCTGCCGCGACGAAGCTTCCGTCCGCGCCGCGATCCTGACCGGAGCGGGGGACCGCGCCTTCATCGCCGGAGCGGATCTCGGCGAGCTGGGCCGGCTCGATCCCGCCGGAGCCCGCCGCAACGCCCTCAAGGGCCAGGCGCTCACGCTCCTGATCGAAAACCTCGGGAAACCCGTCGTCGCCGCGATCAACGGCTTCGCCCTCGGAGGCGGCTGCGAGATCGCGCTCGCCTGCACCTTCCGCGTGGCCGCCGAGGGGGCCCGCCTCGGCCAGCCGGAAGTGAAGCTCGGAATCATCTGCGGTTACGGGGGATCGCAGCGGCTCCCGCGCCTCGTCGGGCGCGGGCCCGCGCTGGAGATGCTCCTGACGGGCGAACCCGTGGAAGCCGCCCAGGCGCTTCGGATGGGTCTCGTTCACCGCGTGGTCCCGCGGGAACAGCTCCTCGAGGAGTCCCGCGCGCTGCTCGCGAAAGTTCTGGCCGCCGGACCCCTGGCCGTGCGCGCGACGCTCGAGGCCGTCCGGCGCGGCATGGAGCTGCCCCTCGAGGAGGCCCTCCGGGTGGAGGCCGATCTCTTCGCCCGCTGCTTCGAGACGCGGGACATGAGGGAAGGGGTCTCCGCGTTCCTGGAGAAGAGGCCTCCGAAGTTCACCGGGAGCTGA
- a CDS encoding peptidylprolyl isomerase, with translation MPAILAFALAALVQAEAPKSDVTLSARADKTDCVLGEDVQVEVTLTNSGDRDQDVGELTFDERSVSFDVTFQVGPDKTRQFVYAVTRPDPHLAERLPPARLTLQPKKSLVAAFRVPTLKTGNLTIAAVYKGLDKELRSAPLTVKVAPQAGDAARLAAIVETTMGAFQIDLLPEEAPLNVSNFVSLARRGFYNNLMFHRVIKDSWVQTGCPYENGFGGPGYAVRSEAEGQTVEHGAGTVSMSGHLKTGFHGSQFFVCLSRFPAFDKKYTVIGKVPEAGLETLRKIAAVEVDRTTDRPLKDDVRVKEIKIVAVK, from the coding sequence ATGCCCGCCATCCTCGCGTTCGCCCTGGCCGCGCTCGTTCAGGCCGAAGCCCCGAAGTCCGACGTCACGCTCTCCGCACGGGCCGACAAGACGGACTGCGTCCTCGGCGAAGACGTCCAGGTGGAAGTGACCCTGACGAACTCCGGCGACCGCGATCAGGACGTCGGCGAACTCACGTTCGACGAGCGCTCCGTAAGCTTCGACGTCACCTTCCAGGTCGGGCCCGACAAGACGCGGCAGTTCGTCTACGCGGTGACCCGGCCCGATCCCCACTTGGCCGAACGGCTGCCGCCCGCCCGCCTGACGCTGCAGCCCAAGAAGTCTCTCGTCGCCGCCTTCCGGGTGCCGACGCTTAAGACGGGAAATCTCACGATCGCCGCCGTCTACAAAGGCCTCGACAAAGAGCTGCGCTCCGCGCCCCTCACGGTCAAGGTCGCCCCCCAGGCCGGCGATGCCGCCCGACTGGCCGCCATCGTCGAAACCACGATGGGCGCCTTTCAGATCGACCTTCTTCCCGAGGAGGCCCCCCTCAACGTTTCCAACTTCGTCTCGCTCGCCCGCCGCGGCTTCTACAACAACCTCATGTTCCACCGCGTGATCAAGGACTCCTGGGTGCAGACCGGCTGTCCCTACGAAAACGGCTTCGGCGGTCCCGGATACGCCGTCCGTTCGGAAGCGGAAGGACAGACCGTCGAGCACGGAGCCGGGACGGTCTCGATGTCCGGTCACCTGAAGACCGGCTTCCACGGATCGCAGTTCTTCGTTTGCCTGTCCCGCTTCCCCGCCTTCGACAAAAAGTACACCGTGATCGGAAAGGTGCCCGAAGCGGGCCTCGAGACGCTCCGCAAAATCGCCGCCGTGGAAGTGGACCGCACCACGGACCGCCCCCTCAAGGACGACGTCCGGGTCAAGGAAATCAAGATCGTGGCCGTGAAGTAA
- a CDS encoding peptidylprolyl isomerase has translation MNALLAAAVLASAAQVKLTIEAPEKILRPGRPMLVRCTIENVGSSEARLDEPEDYLEGFEIRDFEDRIVKATGRTRGITRRSPVVDPGGFFGRTVDLSGAFAVPEDREGWYRLRWSFGDQVSNELRVLVLRDWVASIETNHGSIAIEFFPDVAPNHVLNFVRLARSGFYEGSIFHRIIPGFMMQGGAPRDPKNELKTPLQAEFSDRKHVFGTVSAARTNDPHSATSQFFICFAPAPHLDGQYSVFGRVVEGADVVKEIEKVKTDHSPCKGCGAVAPRPGPTRCCGSHHQDRPEADVVIKKVTLSERKKGKE, from the coding sequence ATGAATGCCCTCCTCGCCGCCGCCGTCCTGGCCTCGGCCGCCCAGGTCAAGCTCACGATCGAGGCTCCCGAGAAGATCCTGCGGCCCGGCCGACCCATGCTCGTGCGCTGCACGATCGAAAACGTCGGGTCCTCCGAAGCGCGCCTCGACGAGCCGGAAGATTACCTCGAGGGCTTCGAGATCCGCGACTTCGAGGACCGGATCGTCAAGGCCACCGGCCGCACCCGCGGCATCACCCGCCGCTCGCCCGTCGTCGACCCCGGGGGATTTTTCGGCCGCACCGTGGACCTCTCGGGCGCCTTCGCCGTCCCGGAGGACCGCGAAGGCTGGTACCGCCTGCGCTGGTCCTTCGGCGATCAGGTCTCCAACGAACTCCGCGTCCTCGTTCTGCGGGACTGGGTGGCCTCGATCGAGACCAACCACGGCTCGATCGCGATCGAATTCTTCCCGGACGTCGCCCCCAACCACGTCCTCAACTTCGTCCGCCTGGCCCGGAGCGGCTTCTACGAAGGGTCGATCTTCCACCGCATCATCCCCGGGTTCATGATGCAGGGCGGCGCGCCGCGCGACCCCAAGAACGAGCTTAAAACCCCGCTCCAGGCGGAGTTTTCCGACCGCAAGCACGTCTTCGGCACCGTCTCCGCCGCGCGCACGAACGACCCGCACAGCGCGACCTCGCAGTTCTTCATCTGCTTCGCCCCGGCCCCCCACCTCGACGGCCAGTACAGCGTCTTCGGGCGCGTCGTCGAGGGGGCCGACGTGGTCAAGGAGATCGAAAAGGTCAAGACCGACCACAGTCCCTGCAAGGGCTGCGGGGCCGTCGCCCCGCGCCCGGGGCCCACCCGGTGCTGCGGCAGCCATCACCAGGACCGGCCCGAAGCCGACGTCGTCATCAAGAAAGTGACGCTTTCCGAACGAAAGAAGGGAAAGGAATGA
- a CDS encoding 3-hydroxybutyryl-CoA dehydrogenase has protein sequence MNIRAVGVVGCGLMGSGIAQVCAQKGYPTVVREIAAGPLEKGLDRIRSFLAEGVRRGKVSPEERDQTLARIRGTTDLGELRDCDLVIEAVVENLDEKRRVFAELDRLAQPQAIFASNTSSIPIHRIASATRRADRFLGLHFMNPVPLMKLVEIVRPDAVREDVYLAAKSFVESLGKVTVTARDTAGFIVNLLLVPYLGEAVRAVERGLATPRDIDTAMKLGCGMPMGPLELLDFVGLDTTLAILDVLRREFNDPRYEAPPLLRRMVAEGKTGKKAGRGFYEYAQP, from the coding sequence ATGAACATCCGCGCCGTCGGCGTCGTCGGGTGCGGCCTCATGGGCTCCGGCATAGCCCAGGTCTGCGCCCAGAAAGGCTACCCCACCGTCGTCCGGGAAATCGCCGCCGGCCCGCTCGAGAAAGGCCTCGACCGCATCCGCTCCTTCCTGGCCGAAGGCGTTCGGCGCGGAAAAGTCTCCCCCGAGGAGCGCGATCAGACCCTCGCCCGCATCCGCGGCACGACCGACCTCGGCGAGCTCCGCGACTGCGATCTCGTCATCGAAGCTGTCGTCGAAAACCTCGACGAAAAGCGCCGCGTCTTCGCCGAGCTCGACCGCCTCGCCCAGCCCCAGGCGATCTTCGCCTCCAATACCTCGAGCATCCCGATCCACCGCATCGCCTCGGCCACCCGCCGCGCGGACCGGTTCCTGGGCCTTCACTTCATGAACCCCGTGCCCCTCATGAAGCTCGTCGAAATCGTCCGCCCCGACGCCGTCCGCGAAGACGTCTACCTCGCCGCCAAATCCTTCGTCGAATCCCTGGGCAAGGTCACCGTCACCGCCCGGGACACCGCCGGCTTCATCGTCAACCTCCTCCTCGTGCCCTACCTGGGCGAGGCCGTGCGGGCCGTCGAACGGGGACTCGCCACTCCTCGCGACATCGATACCGCCATGAAGCTCGGCTGCGGCATGCCCATGGGACCGCTGGAGCTCCTCGATTTCGTGGGCCTGGATACGACGCTGGCGATCCTCGACGTCCTTCGCCGCGAGTTCAACGATCCCCGCTACGAGGCGCCGCCGCTCCTGCGCCGCATGGTGGCCGAAGGGAAGACCGGCAAGAAGGCCGGCCGCGGGTTCTACGAGTACGCCCAGCCATGA
- a CDS encoding thiolase family protein: MRSAVIVAARRTPLGRFLGHLAPLHPAELAALAARAALQDAGVHPSDLQEALFGCARQAGVGPNIARQAALRAGLPESIPAFTVNQACASSLQALILAARSIALGEADLLLAGGMESMSRVPFLLDRARTGYRLGHAELIDAMYRDGFLCPLSGLLMGETAERLAERCRISRDEQDAYAAESQRRCEAARREGRFDDEIVPVPGEGEPLRRDETPRDGVTVESLAKLPPVFKPGGTVHAGNSCGIADGAAALVVASDERARSLGLPVLARITGWASAGVAPADMGLGPVPAIRNLERATGLPLGAFDLVELNEAFAAQVLACDRELRFDRARLNVNGGAIALGHPIGATGARLVTTLLHEMRRRGARRGLAALCASGGLGVAVAFER; the protein is encoded by the coding sequence ATGCGCTCCGCCGTCATCGTCGCCGCTCGACGCACCCCTCTCGGCCGCTTTCTCGGCCATCTTGCGCCCCTCCATCCCGCTGAGCTCGCCGCCCTTGCGGCCCGGGCCGCCCTTCAGGACGCCGGAGTCCACCCGTCCGACCTTCAGGAAGCCCTCTTCGGCTGCGCCCGCCAAGCCGGAGTGGGCCCCAACATCGCCCGCCAGGCCGCCCTCCGCGCCGGACTTCCCGAAAGCATCCCCGCCTTCACCGTCAACCAGGCCTGCGCCTCCAGCCTTCAGGCTCTCATCCTCGCCGCCCGCTCCATCGCCCTGGGAGAAGCCGACCTTCTCCTCGCCGGCGGCATGGAATCCATGTCCCGCGTCCCCTTTCTCCTGGATCGCGCCCGCACGGGCTACCGCCTCGGCCATGCGGAGCTGATTGACGCCATGTACCGGGACGGCTTTCTCTGCCCCCTCTCGGGCCTTCTCATGGGCGAAACCGCCGAACGCCTGGCCGAGCGCTGCCGAATCTCCCGAGACGAACAGGACGCCTACGCCGCCGAAAGCCAGCGCCGCTGCGAAGCCGCCCGCCGCGAAGGACGCTTCGACGACGAAATCGTCCCCGTGCCGGGGGAAGGTGAACCCCTCCGACGCGACGAAACGCCCCGCGACGGCGTAACCGTCGAATCCCTGGCGAAGCTTCCGCCCGTCTTCAAGCCCGGAGGTACCGTCCACGCCGGCAACTCCTGCGGGATCGCCGACGGCGCGGCGGCGCTGGTCGTGGCTTCGGACGAACGCGCCCGGTCGCTCGGCCTGCCCGTGCTGGCGCGCATCACGGGCTGGGCGTCCGCCGGCGTCGCCCCCGCGGACATGGGCCTGGGGCCCGTGCCGGCGATCCGGAATCTCGAGCGCGCGACCGGCCTTCCGCTCGGCGCCTTCGACCTCGTGGAGCTCAACGAAGCCTTCGCCGCGCAGGTCCTGGCCTGCGACCGGGAACTCCGCTTCGACCGCGCGCGCCTCAACGTCAACGGCGGCGCGATTGCGCTGGGGCACCCGATCGGCGCCACGGGGGCGCGTCTGGTGACCACGCTCCTCCATGAGATGCGCCGCCGCGGCGCCCGCCGGGGACTCGCCGCGCTCTGCGCCTCGGGAGGCCTGGGCGTGGCGGTCGCGTTCGAACGCTAG
- a CDS encoding prepilin-type N-terminal cleavage/methylation domain-containing protein gives MRRREGFTLIELMIVIAIIAIIAAIAIPGLLQSQRAANERNASASLKTLATAEIDFRSNDRDGNRINDFWTYDVAGLFVLETSGDDGATFSPMIKMIDPSIAGADAMNEADVTADPGALAPWVYRRQTANIPTRGPKSGYWYYALVSDASEGSLEAYKGSTDGTTANVHHPSKFGFGCFPDSFGSGRSLFMINESATVIKFPLNRTVRPNPASFPPGARPINTGSGHPSSWDNWPSDTDIKLASKLD, from the coding sequence ATGAGACGTAGAGAAGGTTTTACGCTGATCGAGCTGATGATCGTGATTGCGATCATCGCGATCATCGCGGCGATTGCGATCCCGGGGCTTCTGCAGAGCCAGCGGGCGGCCAACGAGCGCAACGCTTCGGCGTCGCTCAAGACGCTGGCCACCGCCGAGATCGACTTCCGGTCCAATGACCGGGATGGCAACCGCATCAACGACTTTTGGACGTATGACGTGGCGGGCCTCTTCGTTCTTGAAACGAGCGGTGATGACGGTGCAACTTTCAGTCCGATGATCAAAATGATCGATCCGTCAATCGCGGGCGCGGATGCCATGAACGAAGCCGACGTCACGGCTGATCCTGGAGCTTTGGCCCCGTGGGTGTATCGACGTCAAACTGCCAATATTCCTACTCGGGGACCGAAGTCCGGGTATTGGTATTACGCCTTGGTGTCTGACGCAAGCGAAGGAAGCCTGGAGGCATACAAGGGTTCGACGGATGGAACCACTGCGAACGTGCACCATCCTTCCAAGTTCGGCTTCGGTTGTTTTCCGGATAGCTTCGGTTCTGGCCGGAGCTTGTTCATGATTAACGAGTCGGCCACGGTGATCAAGTTCCCCCTGAACCGGACGGTAAGGCCGAATCCGGCGTCTTTCCCTCCGGGTGCCCGTCCGATCAATACTGGGTCCGGACATCCTTCGAGCTGGGATAACTGGCCGAGCGATACGGACATCAAGCTGGCGAGCAAACTCGACTAA
- a CDS encoding prepilin-type N-terminal cleavage/methylation domain-containing protein: MRVRSAIRAFTLIELMIVIVIIAILAAISIPALLATQRSGHEQSTAATLRTLAPASMDFRTNDRDQNLVNDFWTKDVAGLYTIYPASTPNSPIKLIDPAVAGADATPGGGTPFSTPRYAALDITALATRSHKSGHWFFALDSDLSGGAAVDYQQPTDDQPANLHHNMSGYAFGAYPDSIGFGKYLFVMNETAVVYRRDLVGNVRPTGAAPPGYPLASGAVGGSASDPKDWPTEENLRRYYKKID; the protein is encoded by the coding sequence ATGAGGGTTCGGAGCGCGATCCGGGCGTTCACGCTCATCGAGCTCATGATCGTGATCGTCATCATCGCGATCCTCGCGGCCATCTCCATCCCCGCGCTCCTGGCCACGCAGCGCAGCGGCCACGAACAAAGCACGGCGGCCACCCTCCGAACCCTGGCCCCCGCCTCCATGGACTTCCGCACCAACGACCGCGACCAGAACCTCGTCAACGATTTCTGGACGAAGGACGTCGCGGGCCTCTACACGATCTACCCCGCATCCACGCCGAACTCTCCCATCAAGCTCATCGACCCCGCCGTGGCGGGCGCGGACGCCACGCCCGGCGGAGGAACCCCCTTTTCCACGCCCCGATACGCCGCTCTGGACATCACCGCGCTGGCGACCCGGTCCCACAAATCGGGCCACTGGTTCTTCGCCCTGGACAGCGACCTGAGCGGCGGCGCCGCCGTGGATTACCAGCAGCCCACCGACGACCAGCCCGCCAACCTGCACCACAACATGTCCGGCTATGCCTTCGGCGCCTATCCGGATTCCATTGGCTTCGGGAAGTATCTTTTCGTCATGAACGAGACCGCCGTCGTTTATCGGCGCGACCTCGTCGGGAACGTCCGGCCCACGGGCGCCGCTCCCCCGGGCTATCCCCTGGCCTCCGGCGCGGTCGGCGGATCCGCCTCCGACCCCAAGGACTGGCCCACCGAAGAAAACCTCCGGCGGTACTACAAGAAGATCGACTGA
- a CDS encoding protein-L-isoaspartate(D-aspartate) O-methyltransferase, with product MNAPSFQDPFEEARRAMVASQLAGRDIRDARVLEAFRRVPRHLFVPPGEEGRAYEDRPVGIGYGQTISQPYMVAFMTQALDLRGGEKVLEIGAGSGYQTAILLALGARVWSVERIPELADFARRNLERAGFREARLRVADGTLGWPEEAPFDRVLVAAGAPSLPVALVEQLREGGRLVIPIGSPEEQDLYLVTREGGRVERRKLCACVFVKLVGREGW from the coding sequence GTGAACGCTCCTTCGTTCCAGGATCCCTTCGAGGAGGCCCGGCGCGCGATGGTCGCGTCCCAGCTCGCGGGGCGCGACATCCGCGACGCCCGGGTGCTGGAGGCCTTTCGGCGCGTGCCGCGGCATCTTTTCGTTCCCCCGGGGGAGGAGGGCCGGGCCTACGAGGACCGCCCCGTCGGAATCGGCTACGGCCAGACCATCTCGCAGCCGTACATGGTCGCGTTCATGACGCAGGCGCTGGACCTGCGGGGCGGCGAGAAAGTGCTCGAAATCGGAGCCGGTTCGGGGTACCAGACGGCGATCCTCCTGGCTTTGGGCGCCCGCGTCTGGTCGGTGGAGCGGATTCCGGAGCTGGCGGACTTCGCCCGGAGGAACCTCGAGCGCGCGGGCTTCCGGGAGGCGCGCCTGCGGGTCGCCGACGGGACGCTCGGGTGGCCGGAGGAGGCCCCCTTCGACCGCGTGCTGGTCGCGGCCGGAGCGCCGTCGCTCCCGGTGGCGCTCGTGGAGCAGCTCCGGGAGGGCGGACGGCTGGTGATTCCCATCGGGAGCCCCGAGGAGCAGGACCTTTATCTCGTGACGCGCGAAGGGGGCCGGGTCGAGCGGCGGAAGCTTTGCGCGTGCGTTTTCGTGAAGCTGGTGGGGCGCGAGGGATGGTGA
- the tilS gene encoding tRNA lysidine(34) synthetase TilS, translating into MNLLKKVLLTIQGYDLIRPGETVLCAVSGGPDSIAMLHILRELNDLQQFNWKLHVAHVNHGLRGKASDEDEAFVRALCETLKIPFHATRLDVRAAQKREKKSQEEAGRMLRHEFLQKVALQVGAQKIALAHNLDDQAETILHRILRGTGLRGLKGMAPIRVISRKHDLFVVRPLIEIERHEIEAYLREKKIEYRTDLSNFDTSITRNKIRHKLIPMLEAEFNPRVKMALVKLGQTAGSFYLLLREIANEVYENTKMISGEGEVCLSVEEFHKLPPAIQTLIIDRAVKTVLGRMPQLNFEHYLEIISLCGDQAYHKAIRLPRGLEARREGYILRIARPQEPPPPLKFTHRKLKVPGKTVIKKLNLQIETELLEGKVVGLKEYIRNKDYTEEIVDYDKLQGPLMVRLRKGGDQFVPLGSKGSTKLKKFFIDNKVPKALRDRVPLITDGSRIVWVVGYRIGDDVKITDATKRVLKLKVKRIEAPEPAP; encoded by the coding sequence GTGAATCTGCTCAAGAAAGTCCTCCTGACGATCCAGGGGTACGACCTGATCCGCCCCGGCGAGACCGTCCTCTGCGCCGTCAGCGGCGGGCCGGATTCCATCGCCATGCTCCATATCCTCCGGGAGCTCAACGACCTTCAGCAGTTCAACTGGAAGCTCCACGTCGCCCATGTGAACCACGGCCTGCGGGGGAAGGCCTCCGACGAGGACGAGGCCTTCGTCCGCGCCCTTTGCGAGACGCTGAAGATTCCGTTCCATGCGACTCGGCTCGATGTCCGGGCCGCCCAGAAGCGGGAGAAGAAGTCCCAGGAGGAAGCCGGGCGGATGCTCCGCCACGAGTTCCTCCAGAAGGTGGCTCTCCAGGTGGGGGCTCAGAAGATCGCGCTGGCCCACAATCTGGATGACCAGGCGGAAACCATTCTTCACCGGATCCTGCGGGGCACGGGCCTCCGGGGCCTCAAGGGCATGGCCCCCATCCGGGTTATTTCCCGTAAGCACGATCTTTTCGTGGTGCGCCCGCTCATCGAAATCGAGCGGCACGAAATCGAAGCTTATCTGCGGGAGAAGAAGATCGAGTACCGCACGGATCTTTCGAACTTCGACACCTCGATCACGCGCAATAAGATCCGGCACAAGCTCATCCCGATGCTCGAAGCCGAATTCAACCCGCGCGTCAAGATGGCGCTCGTCAAGCTGGGGCAGACCGCCGGATCGTTCTACCTGCTCCTGCGGGAGATCGCCAACGAGGTGTATGAGAACACCAAAATGATCTCCGGCGAGGGGGAGGTCTGCCTCTCCGTGGAAGAGTTCCACAAACTGCCGCCCGCCATCCAGACGCTCATCATCGACCGGGCGGTCAAGACCGTGCTCGGACGGATGCCGCAGCTCAACTTCGAGCATTACCTCGAAATCATTTCGCTGTGCGGGGATCAGGCCTACCACAAGGCGATCCGCCTGCCCCGGGGGCTGGAGGCCCGGCGGGAGGGGTACATCCTTCGGATCGCCCGCCCCCAGGAGCCGCCGCCGCCCCTCAAGTTCACCCATCGCAAGCTCAAGGTGCCGGGCAAGACCGTCATCAAGAAGCTCAATCTCCAGATCGAGACCGAGCTTCTCGAGGGAAAGGTCGTCGGCCTCAAGGAGTACATCCGGAACAAGGACTACACCGAGGAGATCGTCGATTACGACAAGCTCCAGGGACCGCTCATGGTCCGTTTGCGCAAGGGGGGCGACCAGTTCGTTCCGCTGGGCTCCAAGGGATCGACCAAGCTCAAGAAGTTTTTCATCGACAACAAGGTGCCCAAAGCGCTGCGCGACCGGGTGCCCCTGATCACGGACGGCTCGCGCATCGTCTGGGTCGTCGGCTACCGCATCGGCGACGACGTGAAGATTACGGACGCCACCAAGCGCGTCCTCAAGCTCAAGGTCAAGCGCATCGAGGCGCCCGAGCCCGCGCCGTGA